A window of Myxococcales bacterium contains these coding sequences:
- a CDS encoding alpha-amylase: MKKATPIFALMVALSAFVNQAACVSIPEEGIQPVLGTRVEDWRDEVIYQVLVDRFANGSVNNDFQVRPGALARYQGGDWRGMIEHLDYIETLGVTTLWISPVVKNVETDADVDGYHGYWAQDVTQTNPHFGDLADLRALVAEAHKRKLKVVLDIVTNHMGQAFFYDMNLNGKADIYIGGTGTTSKVERISEFDPDWDPRGVQAFTSLGNAGRAPIVFIQDPSINRVTPQPGILGRLEGYHGFGRILNYDDDKQRLLGDFPGGLKDVNTENPEVRDAMVDAYAKWVELTDLDGFRIDTVKHVEYEFWEDFAPRVRKRLAEKGKKNFLMFGEAFDGNDKLLGSYTLPKRLDSVFYFSQHFQVFRDVYQYASSPDQKGTKQIADLWAERPKNYGTEPQEGGIGIAPTKALVNFIDNHDVARFLFFARGTEAEKREALRNALTLEMTEDGIPCLYYGTEQDFAGGNDPANREVLWNTGFATTGETFLHFSKVARIRKSYVALRRGDQKVLFSTTSTGNEPDAGMFAFERTGGDAGNAYALVVANTNAKKESVTEAGGKAMETSLAAGITLVDVLDPAQPTFTVAADKTLKVSVPAQRTRILIPQDQLVR, encoded by the coding sequence ATGAAGAAAGCCACCCCCATCTTCGCCCTCATGGTCGCCCTGTCGGCCTTCGTGAACCAAGCGGCGTGTGTGTCGATCCCCGAGGAGGGCATCCAGCCCGTGCTCGGGACGCGCGTCGAAGACTGGCGCGACGAGGTCATCTACCAGGTGCTCGTCGACAGATTCGCGAACGGCAGCGTCAACAACGACTTCCAGGTGCGCCCGGGCGCCCTCGCGCGCTACCAAGGCGGCGACTGGCGCGGCATGATCGAGCACCTCGACTACATCGAGACGCTCGGGGTCACGACGCTCTGGATCTCCCCCGTCGTGAAGAACGTCGAGACCGACGCGGACGTCGACGGGTACCACGGGTACTGGGCCCAGGACGTCACCCAGACGAACCCCCACTTCGGTGACCTCGCCGATCTCCGCGCGCTCGTCGCCGAGGCCCACAAGCGCAAGCTCAAGGTCGTCCTCGACATCGTGACGAACCACATGGGGCAGGCGTTCTTCTACGACATGAACCTGAACGGGAAGGCAGACATCTACATCGGCGGCACCGGCACCACGTCGAAGGTCGAGCGCATCTCCGAGTTCGACCCCGACTGGGACCCGCGCGGCGTTCAGGCCTTCACGTCCCTCGGCAACGCGGGGCGCGCGCCCATCGTGTTCATCCAAGATCCGAGCATCAACCGCGTGACGCCCCAGCCCGGCATCTTGGGCCGGCTCGAGGGCTACCACGGGTTCGGGCGCATCCTGAACTACGACGACGACAAGCAGCGCCTCCTCGGAGACTTCCCCGGGGGCCTCAAGGACGTGAACACGGAGAACCCCGAGGTGCGCGACGCCATGGTCGACGCGTACGCCAAGTGGGTCGAGCTCACCGACCTCGACGGTTTCCGCATCGATACGGTGAAGCACGTCGAGTACGAGTTCTGGGAAGACTTCGCCCCCCGCGTGCGCAAGCGCTTGGCCGAGAAGGGCAAGAAGAACTTCCTCATGTTCGGCGAGGCGTTCGACGGCAACGACAAGCTCCTCGGGAGCTACACGCTGCCGAAACGCCTCGACAGCGTCTTCTACTTTTCGCAACACTTTCAAGTATTTCGCGACGTCTACCAGTACGCGAGCTCGCCCGATCAGAAGGGCACGAAGCAGATCGCCGACCTCTGGGCGGAGCGGCCGAAGAACTACGGCACCGAGCCCCAAGAGGGTGGCATCGGCATCGCCCCGACGAAGGCCCTCGTCAACTTCATCGACAACCACGACGTCGCGCGATTCCTCTTTTTCGCACGCGGCACCGAGGCCGAGAAACGCGAGGCGCTCCGCAACGCGCTCACCCTCGAGATGACCGAGGACGGCATCCCGTGCCTCTACTACGGCACCGAGCAAGACTTCGCGGGCGGCAACGATCCGGCGAACCGCGAGGTGCTCTGGAACACGGGCTTCGCCACGACGGGGGAGACCTTCCTCCACTTTTCCAAGGTGGCCCGCATCCGCAAGTCGTACGTGGCGCTCCGCCGCGGCGACCAAAAGGTGCTCTTCTCGACGACGTCCACGGGCAACGAGCCCGACGCGGGCATGTTCGCGTTCGAGCGCACGGGCGGCGACGCGGGCAACGCCTACGCGCTCGTCGTGGCCAACACGAACGCCAAGAAGGAGAGCGTGACCGAGGCGGGTGGAAAGGCCATGGAGACGAGCCTCGCCGCGGGCATCACGCTCGTCGACGTGCTCGATCCGGCGCAGCCCACGTTCACCGTCGCGGCCGACAAGACGTTGAAGGTGTCGGTCCCGGCGCAGCGCACGCGCATCCTGATCCCGCAGGACCAGCTCGTGCGCTGA
- a CDS encoding carbohydrate porin, whose translation MARTSLRTLVFVAPFMATTLVQLSSFAQPASPPADTKPKPSDDSRVLPVDHPPAAPPPADRAAPADDSRVMPVGQKAPAQGGLSSPAPSPYLPPPASGHEGHFEFGSYGRVWAATDLQGRMGRGSNVVAFGPRLVDEGSYAELELRREDTWSEKTKGRVVATMALFPPFFHFSGNPANAIGVRNLYAQGTYDKVNLWAGSRMYRGDDIYLLNWWPLDNQNTVGGGAFGSFDSKAGKTILAVHMGQQRLDNTYQAQQIPVVAPFGFGTVNITKLDRPRMVETLKITQLFKNGPEARFFADDNQGFKVSLYGEAHQLSSGVFQDPLTQRDRDLPSDGGFLVGSQLTYFTGHRDTHVHLFLRHARGIAAYDPLEAPATFTLDRSTQGASDTRIAFSGNVEQGPFAVAWGAYVRFFRDASTDQSTTQKYDEGAIVARPSFFLGEHFGLSLEGSYQMRRIKVIDPSTDAPLTAQVGRFGIMPYFSPSGRGTFKRPQIRLIYALTGRDSGAKRLYAAEDIVGQRGVDHFLGLGAEWWFNSSSYP comes from the coding sequence GTGGCGCGTACCTCCCTCCGCACGCTCGTCTTCGTCGCGCCTTTCATGGCGACGACGCTCGTCCAACTCTCGTCGTTCGCTCAGCCCGCGTCGCCTCCGGCCGACACGAAGCCGAAGCCGAGCGACGACTCCCGCGTGCTGCCGGTGGATCACCCCCCGGCCGCTCCGCCGCCCGCCGATCGCGCCGCCCCCGCGGACGACTCGCGCGTGATGCCGGTCGGGCAGAAGGCACCGGCCCAAGGTGGGCTCTCGTCCCCCGCCCCGTCGCCGTACCTCCCGCCGCCTGCGAGCGGGCACGAGGGGCACTTCGAGTTCGGCTCGTACGGCCGCGTGTGGGCCGCCACCGACCTCCAAGGCCGCATGGGCCGCGGCTCGAACGTGGTCGCGTTCGGCCCGCGCCTCGTGGACGAGGGAAGCTACGCCGAGCTCGAGCTCCGCCGCGAGGACACGTGGAGCGAGAAGACGAAGGGCCGCGTCGTCGCGACGATGGCGCTCTTCCCGCCCTTCTTCCACTTCTCGGGAAACCCCGCCAACGCGATCGGCGTGCGCAACCTGTACGCCCAAGGCACCTACGACAAGGTGAACCTCTGGGCCGGCTCGCGCATGTACCGCGGCGACGACATCTATCTCCTGAACTGGTGGCCGCTCGACAACCAGAACACGGTCGGCGGCGGCGCCTTCGGCTCGTTCGACTCCAAAGCCGGCAAGACGATCCTCGCCGTGCACATGGGCCAGCAGCGCCTCGACAACACGTACCAAGCGCAGCAGATCCCGGTGGTCGCGCCCTTCGGGTTCGGCACGGTGAACATCACGAAGCTCGATCGCCCCCGCATGGTCGAGACGCTGAAGATCACGCAGCTCTTCAAGAACGGGCCCGAGGCTCGTTTCTTCGCCGACGATAACCAAGGCTTCAAGGTCTCGCTCTACGGCGAGGCGCACCAGCTCTCGTCGGGTGTGTTCCAAGATCCGCTCACGCAGCGCGACCGCGACCTCCCCTCGGACGGCGGGTTCCTCGTGGGCAGCCAGCTCACGTACTTCACGGGCCACCGCGACACGCACGTGCACCTCTTCCTGCGGCACGCGCGCGGCATCGCGGCGTACGATCCGCTCGAGGCGCCGGCCACCTTCACGCTCGACCGCAGCACGCAGGGCGCGAGCGACACGCGCATCGCGTTCTCGGGCAACGTGGAGCAGGGCCCGTTCGCGGTCGCGTGGGGCGCGTACGTGCGCTTCTTCCGCGACGCCTCGACCGACCAGAGCACCACGCAGAAGTACGACGAGGGCGCGATCGTCGCGAGGCCTTCGTTCTTCCTCGGCGAGCACTTCGGGCTCTCGCTCGAGGGCAGCTATCAGATGCGCCGCATCAAGGTGATCGACCCCTCGACCGACGCGCCCCTCACGGCGCAGGTGGGGCGCTTCGGCATCATGCCGTACTTCTCGCCCTCGGGCCGAGGCACCTTCAAACGCCCGCAAATTCGCCTCATTTACGCGCTCACCGGCCGCGACTCGGGGGCGAAGCGCCTCTACGCGGCCGAGGACATCGTAGGCCAGCGCGGGGTCGATCACTTCCTCGGCCTCGGCGCCGAGTGGTGGTTCAACTCGAGCTCGTACCCCTGA
- a CDS encoding GNAT family N-acetyltransferase has protein sequence MVHVRPPTLDEIPAVAALAGALVRQHEGYDPRRFLHLDDPAAGYARYLPKALLDPKTVLLAALADGEVVGYAYGELVGRDYFALLDACGKLHDIYVDARARGKGVGEALVRAMQDELRRRGAPRMVLLTATQNEGAQRLFAKLGFRTTMLEMTAELEPSP, from the coding sequence ATGGTCCACGTCCGCCCGCCCACGCTCGACGAGATCCCGGCCGTGGCGGCCCTCGCGGGAGCGCTCGTCCGCCAGCACGAGGGGTACGACCCGCGGCGGTTCCTCCACCTCGACGATCCCGCGGCCGGATACGCTCGGTATCTGCCGAAGGCGCTCCTCGACCCGAAGACCGTGCTGCTCGCGGCGCTCGCGGACGGCGAGGTCGTGGGCTACGCGTACGGCGAGCTCGTGGGCCGCGACTACTTCGCGCTGCTCGACGCGTGCGGGAAGCTCCACGACATCTACGTCGACGCGCGCGCCCGCGGAAAGGGCGTCGGAGAAGCGCTCGTGCGGGCCATGCAGGACGAGCTCCGGCGGCGAGGCGCACCCCGCATGGTCCTCCTCACGGCGACGCAAAACGAGGGCGCGCAGAGGCTCTTCGCGAAGCTCGGGTTCCGCACGACGATGCTCGAGATGACCGCCGAGCTCGAACCTTCGCCCTGA
- the ruvA gene encoding Holliday junction branch migration protein RuvA: protein MIGRLTGFLSEDDDGALLVDVGGVGYEVVAPLGTRGRAKTESDGRATLFVHTHVREDALQLFGFATEVDRFAFRTLIGVSSVGPKTAVGILSALPAHDLARAIARKELATLTAVSGVGKKTAERLLLELKDKLPQGPGAGPAAATTSSPARPSSAQGDLLSGALVKMGYKQVEADRTVALLGSRLTEADLPTLLREALALLAK, encoded by the coding sequence GTGATCGGCCGCCTCACCGGGTTCCTCTCCGAAGACGACGACGGCGCGCTGCTCGTCGACGTGGGCGGCGTCGGGTACGAGGTTGTCGCACCTCTGGGCACCCGCGGCCGGGCCAAGACCGAGAGCGACGGCCGCGCGACGTTGTTCGTGCACACCCACGTGCGCGAGGACGCCCTCCAGCTCTTCGGGTTCGCGACCGAGGTCGACAGGTTCGCGTTCCGCACGCTCATCGGCGTGAGCAGCGTGGGCCCGAAGACGGCCGTCGGTATCTTGAGCGCCCTCCCGGCGCACGACCTCGCGCGGGCGATCGCGCGGAAGGAGCTCGCGACGCTCACGGCCGTGTCGGGGGTCGGCAAGAAGACGGCCGAGCGCCTGCTCTTGGAGCTCAAGGACAAGCTCCCCCAAGGGCCTGGCGCGGGCCCCGCGGCCGCGACCACGTCGTCGCCTGCGCGCCCCTCGTCGGCGCAGGGAGACCTCCTCTCCGGCGCGCTCGTGAAAATGGGGTACAAGCAGGTCGAGGCCGACCGCACGGTGGCCCTCCTCGGCTCGCGCCTCACCGAGGCCGACCTCCCCACGCTTCTCCGCGAGGCGCTCGCGCTCCTCGCCAAGTAA
- a CDS encoding PD40 domain-containing protein has protein sequence MLSTLALASVIAALPMCNAFSSLENCTSDGDCPSDRVCEPRAHLCVPRADAASPDAAPDATPDVTADAPPDAPAPCEALPWDAPVPVAGLESEPVISARLSPDELTMFVSRGVPPSFTDIYTVTRPDTTSPFRVNGPLAVVNEPLTSEFWPTLSADGKLMFFESSRSRVPDDAGVYREEGARIWSASRVNVAADFDKPRLQSLFDVDGPEAAPYLHPSGRSLYFASVSRPGKGQLDVWVAEINAAGVVTDIRNVEGVNSPTDENAPVVTLDERFLYHNRLAADGVQNDIFLSRRTTTQDGFGKSVRVPELSSEDDEYPSWVSDDHCRLYFATSRPLPGRPRPDGGAPVFHMWVASRRR, from the coding sequence GTGCTCTCCACGCTCGCGCTGGCCTCGGTCATCGCGGCGCTGCCCATGTGCAACGCCTTCTCGTCGCTCGAGAACTGCACGTCGGACGGAGACTGCCCCTCGGACCGCGTGTGCGAACCCCGCGCCCACCTGTGCGTACCTCGCGCCGACGCGGCCTCTCCCGACGCGGCTCCCGACGCGACCCCCGATGTCACGGCCGATGCGCCTCCCGACGCCCCCGCGCCCTGCGAGGCCTTGCCGTGGGACGCGCCCGTCCCCGTCGCGGGCCTCGAGAGCGAGCCGGTCATCTCGGCGCGCCTCTCTCCCGACGAGCTCACGATGTTCGTCTCCCGCGGTGTGCCGCCGAGCTTCACCGACATCTACACGGTCACGCGCCCCGACACGACGTCCCCCTTTCGCGTGAACGGGCCGCTCGCGGTGGTGAACGAGCCCCTCACGTCCGAGTTTTGGCCCACCCTGAGCGCCGACGGGAAGCTCATGTTCTTCGAGTCGTCGCGCTCCCGCGTGCCGGACGACGCCGGCGTGTACCGCGAAGAGGGCGCGCGTATTTGGTCCGCGAGCCGCGTGAACGTCGCCGCCGACTTCGACAAGCCTCGCCTCCAGTCGCTCTTCGACGTCGACGGTCCCGAGGCCGCGCCGTACCTGCACCCGAGCGGGCGCTCTCTCTACTTCGCCTCGGTGAGCCGGCCGGGGAAGGGGCAGCTCGACGTGTGGGTCGCCGAGATCAACGCGGCGGGTGTGGTCACCGACATTCGGAACGTGGAGGGCGTGAACAGCCCGACCGACGAAAATGCGCCCGTCGTCACGCTCGACGAGCGGTTCCTCTACCACAACCGCCTCGCCGCCGACGGCGTCCAGAACGACATCTTTCTCTCGAGGCGCACGACGACCCAAGACGGGTTCGGCAAGTCCGTGCGCGTCCCCGAGCTCTCGTCGGAGGACGACGAGTACCCGAGCTGGGTGTCCGACGATCACTGCCGCCTCTATTTCGCCACGTCGCGTCCTCTCCCAGGGCGCCCTCGGCCCGACGGCGGCGCCCCCGTCTTCCACATGTGGGTCGCGAGCCGCCGCCGGTGA
- a CDS encoding protein kinase, translated as MRAERESTLECPDEESLHRYLEGKVASSRAEAIRAHLVVCSVCRAGAASLGASNADAEPADADLKSEEIPALIDGRYAPERVLGRGASATVYVALDRRLGERVALKVFRGLGEKVAQELLLARRISHPNVCRVFDAGVADGAAYLTMELVDGRTLGDLLAAHEGEPLPEGDRIVREILKGLAAAHEAGIVHRDLKPQNVLVDPSGRVVLTDFGLARLASEEESRARLIGTPATWSPEQARGEPATFASDVYSFGVVAYRVLTGVSFKLSATEPFRKLSPSYRRLLSRALALAPHERVQSAGEALRLLEGGSAPRGLPLGLGLGALVLLAAVGLGLRHARAPSPPGLATSEPSAGPDVSSVPGSAVSSAPVASSPVGSASPQPSAASIAPRGSAHPAAHVSRPTPSIVEVAPKATSTAAPSAAPELLFGK; from the coding sequence GTGCGCGCGGAACGCGAGTCGACCCTCGAGTGCCCCGACGAAGAGTCCCTGCATCGGTACCTCGAAGGCAAGGTCGCCTCGTCGCGCGCCGAGGCCATCCGGGCGCACCTCGTCGTGTGCTCGGTCTGCCGCGCGGGAGCGGCTTCCCTCGGGGCCTCGAACGCCGACGCAGAGCCCGCCGATGCGGACCTGAAAAGCGAAGAGATTCCAGCGCTTATCGATGGTCGATACGCCCCCGAGCGGGTGCTCGGGCGTGGCGCGAGCGCTACGGTGTACGTCGCGCTCGACCGGCGCCTCGGGGAGCGCGTCGCCCTCAAGGTCTTTCGGGGCCTCGGCGAGAAGGTCGCTCAGGAGCTCTTGCTCGCCCGCCGAATCAGCCACCCCAACGTATGCCGGGTGTTCGACGCCGGCGTGGCCGACGGCGCCGCCTACCTCACCATGGAGCTGGTCGACGGGCGCACCCTCGGAGACCTCCTCGCCGCGCACGAGGGCGAGCCTCTGCCCGAGGGCGATCGCATCGTGCGCGAGATCTTGAAGGGCCTCGCGGCGGCGCACGAGGCGGGCATCGTGCACCGCGATCTGAAGCCGCAGAACGTCCTGGTCGACCCGAGCGGGAGGGTGGTGCTGACCGATTTCGGGCTCGCCCGCCTCGCGAGCGAAGAGGAGAGCCGCGCGCGCCTCATCGGCACCCCGGCCACGTGGTCGCCCGAGCAGGCGAGGGGAGAGCCCGCCACCTTCGCCTCGGACGTGTACTCGTTCGGTGTCGTGGCCTACCGCGTCCTCACCGGGGTGAGCTTCAAGCTGAGCGCCACCGAGCCCTTTCGTAAGCTCTCCCCTTCGTACCGGCGCCTCCTCTCCCGGGCGCTCGCGCTCGCCCCGCACGAACGTGTGCAGAGTGCAGGTGAAGCGCTCCGTCTGCTCGAGGGGGGCTCGGCCCCGCGTGGACTGCCGCTCGGGCTCGGGCTCGGCGCGCTCGTCCTGCTCGCGGCCGTGGGGCTCGGTCTTCGTCACGCGCGCGCGCCCTCGCCTCCGGGGCTCGCCACGAGCGAGCCGTCCGCAGGTCCCGACGTTTCGTCCGTGCCGGGCTCCGCTGTCTCGTCCGCGCCCGTCGCGTCGAGCCCGGTCGGGTCGGCCTCCCCGCAGCCCTCCGCCGCGTCGATCGCTCCGCGCGGCTCGGCCCACCCGGCCGCGCACGTCTCCCGTCCTACCCCGTCGATCGTCGAGGTCGCCCCCAAGGCCACGTCGACGGCCGCTCCCTCCGCCGCCCCTGAGCTGCTCTTCGGCAAGTAG
- a CDS encoding DUF2330 domain-containing protein, with protein sequence MNQKNIRSLAIALGLVASLGTTVALERTASACGGCFVPPEDNTVVTDHRMILSVGNGESTLYDQIRYQGLPQEFAWVLPISGEATVGLSADTLFGVMGGFTSVNVVAPPRNCPAAPNCNSGEDLAAEAPRASSADSGAAGGVTVTKQENVGPYATVQLQSNDAEALNKWLTDNKFSIPENVKPVIAQYVREKFNFLALKLRPGANVQAMRPVRVTTKGPQVVLPLRMVAAGTGPIVGITLWVVGQGRYEPTNFPTFSIKADELVWDWTKNESNFKDVRAARQAAGQNRTWEVESAFRMPVRTITQALSMPIFANGQSSGDYTPVPAANGEPGKTAEQVREEDLSVLFGKQKPSDFFVTRMRTDIAQAALSEDLLLQAPADQTELSNVRQVTRELNEPLCPVYVGCKETGSLPRSEAIARSSEHCSTGGAMPTHGFAAAGVGFLALAIGRTVRRRRSTRA encoded by the coding sequence ATGAACCAAAAGAACATTCGCTCACTCGCCATCGCGCTCGGCCTCGTCGCGTCGCTCGGCACGACGGTCGCCCTCGAGCGCACCGCCTCGGCCTGCGGTGGCTGTTTCGTGCCGCCCGAGGACAACACCGTCGTCACCGACCACCGCATGATCCTCTCGGTCGGAAATGGCGAGAGCACGCTCTACGATCAGATCCGCTACCAGGGCCTCCCGCAGGAGTTCGCGTGGGTGCTCCCCATCTCCGGCGAGGCCACGGTCGGGCTCTCGGCCGACACGCTCTTCGGCGTCATGGGCGGGTTCACCTCGGTCAACGTCGTGGCGCCGCCGCGGAACTGCCCCGCGGCGCCCAACTGCAACTCGGGCGAGGATCTCGCGGCCGAGGCGCCTCGCGCGAGCTCCGCCGACAGCGGCGCGGCGGGCGGGGTCACCGTCACCAAACAGGAGAACGTCGGGCCGTACGCCACCGTGCAGCTCCAGTCGAACGACGCCGAGGCCCTCAACAAGTGGCTCACGGACAACAAATTCTCGATCCCCGAGAACGTGAAGCCGGTCATCGCGCAGTACGTCCGCGAGAAGTTCAACTTCCTCGCGTTGAAGCTCCGCCCCGGCGCGAACGTGCAGGCGATGCGCCCGGTCCGCGTGACCACGAAGGGCCCGCAGGTCGTCTTGCCGCTCCGCATGGTGGCCGCGGGCACGGGGCCGATCGTGGGCATCACGCTCTGGGTCGTGGGGCAAGGCCGCTACGAGCCCACGAACTTCCCGACGTTCAGCATCAAGGCCGACGAGCTCGTCTGGGACTGGACCAAGAACGAGTCGAACTTCAAAGACGTGCGCGCCGCGCGCCAGGCCGCCGGCCAGAACCGCACGTGGGAGGTCGAGAGCGCGTTCCGGATGCCGGTGCGCACGATCACCCAGGCGCTCAGCATGCCCATCTTCGCGAACGGGCAGTCCTCGGGAGACTACACGCCCGTCCCGGCCGCGAACGGCGAGCCCGGCAAGACCGCGGAGCAGGTGCGTGAAGAAGACCTCTCGGTGCTCTTCGGCAAGCAGAAGCCCTCGGACTTCTTCGTGACCCGCATGCGCACCGACATCGCGCAGGCCGCGCTCAGCGAGGACCTCTTGCTCCAAGCGCCCGCGGATCAGACCGAGCTGTCGAACGTGCGCCAGGTCACCCGCGAGCTGAACGAGCCTCTTTGCCCCGTGTACGTCGGCTGCAAAGAGACGGGGTCGTTGCCCCGGAGCGAGGCCATCGCGCGCTCCTCCGAGCACTGCTCCACGGGCGGCGCCATGCCGACCCACGGCTTCGCGGCGGCGGGCGTCGGGTTCCTCGCGCTCGCCATTGGTCGCACCGTGCGTCGCCGTCGCTCGACCCGCGCCTGA
- a CDS encoding DUF2330 domain-containing protein: MKSRTVAILLSSFLSAAALVAVSRPAQACGGCFVPPENNTVVTDHRMILSVGQGQSTLYDQIRYQGAPESFAWVLPISGEAQVGLSADVVFSVLDSLTQVGVVAPPRNCPAPPNDCARNSPQAAPGSASADGGFADGVTVTKREVVGPYETVQLQATNPEALNQWLTANKFSIPEDVKPVVAQYVRENFNFLAMKLVPGANVQSMRPVRVTTRGSSVTLPLRMVAAGTGPVVGISLWVMAQGRYEPQNFPTFTIKQEDLAWDWTANASNFKTIRAERTAASNGRGWELESSIGLQTQQIDYAVRTGFVGGFGGRGGPVAPAGNDYAGIDASEGNPAKTPDQVRDEDMGILLGRIVPGAELRVTRMRADLTHAALNEDLVLTAPADQSLLGTTRQVTRELNEPLCPVWQGCEQVGQAPRSEAAAQSDGTGSFGGGASCSTSNANAAGGTLLGGAFAVFGVVLARLRRRKVAAG, encoded by the coding sequence ATGAAGTCCCGCACGGTCGCCATTCTGCTTTCTTCCTTCCTCTCCGCGGCTGCCCTCGTGGCCGTGTCGCGCCCCGCGCAAGCGTGCGGTGGCTGCTTCGTCCCGCCCGAGAACAACACCGTGGTCACCGATCACCGGATGATCCTCTCGGTCGGTCAGGGTCAGTCGACCCTCTACGATCAGATCCGCTACCAGGGCGCGCCCGAGTCGTTCGCGTGGGTGCTCCCCATCTCGGGCGAGGCGCAGGTCGGGCTCTCGGCCGACGTGGTGTTCTCGGTGCTCGACTCGCTCACGCAGGTGGGTGTCGTCGCGCCGCCGCGAAACTGCCCGGCCCCTCCGAACGACTGCGCGCGCAACTCCCCTCAGGCCGCTCCGGGCTCGGCCAGCGCCGACGGCGGCTTCGCCGACGGGGTCACCGTGACCAAGCGCGAGGTCGTCGGGCCGTACGAGACCGTGCAGCTCCAGGCCACGAACCCCGAGGCGCTGAACCAGTGGCTCACCGCCAACAAATTCTCGATCCCCGAGGACGTGAAGCCGGTCGTCGCGCAGTACGTCCGCGAGAACTTCAACTTCCTCGCCATGAAGCTCGTGCCCGGCGCGAACGTGCAGTCGATGCGCCCGGTCCGCGTGACGACGCGTGGCAGCTCGGTGACGCTCCCGCTCCGCATGGTCGCGGCGGGCACGGGGCCGGTCGTCGGCATCTCGCTGTGGGTCATGGCGCAGGGCCGCTACGAGCCGCAGAACTTCCCGACGTTCACCATCAAACAAGAAGACCTCGCCTGGGACTGGACGGCGAACGCGTCGAACTTCAAGACGATCCGCGCCGAGCGCACGGCCGCCTCGAACGGGCGCGGCTGGGAGCTCGAGTCGAGCATCGGGCTCCAGACCCAGCAGATCGACTACGCGGTCCGTACCGGCTTCGTGGGCGGCTTCGGTGGCCGCGGCGGCCCGGTGGCGCCCGCCGGAAACGACTACGCGGGGATCGACGCGAGCGAAGGCAACCCCGCGAAGACCCCCGACCAGGTGCGCGACGAGGACATGGGCATCTTGCTCGGGCGCATCGTCCCGGGGGCGGAGCTCCGCGTGACCCGCATGCGCGCCGACCTCACGCACGCGGCGCTGAACGAGGACCTCGTGCTCACGGCGCCCGCGGATCAGAGCCTCCTCGGCACCACGCGCCAGGTGACCCGCGAGCTCAACGAGCCGCTCTGCCCGGTGTGGCAGGGGTGCGAGCAGGTGGGTCAGGCCCCGCGAAGCGAAGCCGCCGCGCAGAGCGACGGCACGGGCAGCTTCGGTGGGGGAGCGAGCTGCTCCACGTCGAACGCGAACGCCGCTGGCGGCACGTTGCTCGGAGGTGCCTTCGCCGTCTTCGGTGTGGTGCTCGCCCGTCTCCGGCGCCGAAAGGTCGCGGCCGGCTGA